Proteins found in one Oreochromis niloticus isolate F11D_XX linkage group LG22, O_niloticus_UMD_NMBU, whole genome shotgun sequence genomic segment:
- the LOC109196359 gene encoding G2/M phase-specific E3 ubiquitin-protein ligase-like isoform X2 has product MTIKKGGLKPYRGKTIFLTTDPDATATSLLNQAVKKMKDFNKDLKDGPFLLLYPDGTEVITVPGTQRPFTLEAYKAEVGKPYQRITVFICLKSDFEDVGENSDLSDSDPEIVIKRPSEFDLADTLPWELQHESSPLQKAAEYEVLGILCLLMKYNRDTNLQAHGIIANLALELDHKKVSRFNISRSAVWDGAVRGFRRSTYCDNYDMFIKFNDDAGSFEEGLDTGGPRREFLTLLMGSLRNRPIFDGPPESRYLVYNSRAARQDEYFLAGKMIAVSIVHGGPAPHFLSKNLVNHITGNQSFSATVEDVQDEEITKILHQVLKAESEESLHNLILQNSTIFQTAGCLRNVKPFEKQAFVEEYLRWYILERNQSVIQRFKDGLESLNFLSALQQNSSVLAPLLCFSAKALTASELESMFRPDLSPAGSNKRHKEVLTLGFWADYLLDCEEKATAVCLEDLMMFATGLTAVPPAGMTPPPPCIQFLSVSPFPVANTCANTLKLPICDSYSIFKANMDFGIQNAPGFGCS; this is encoded by the exons ATGACCATTAAAAAGGGTGGTTTGAAGCCATACCGTGGAAAAACTATTTTCCTAACAACAGACCCTGACGCTACTGCCACAAGTCTGCTCAATCaagctgttaaaaaaatgaaggactTTAACAAAGATCTAAAAGATGGACCTTTCCTTCTTCTGTATCCGGATGGCACTGAGGTCATTACTGTCCCTGGAACACAAAGACCATTTACACTTGAGGCTTATAAGGCTGAAGTTGGCAAGCCTTATCAAAGAATCACTGTTTTCATCTGCTTGAAGAGTGACTTTGAAGATG TTGGAGAAAACTCAGACTTGTCTGACTCTGACCCAGAGATTGTTATTAAAAGGCCCTCTGAGTTTGATCTTGCTGATACATTG ccaTGGGAACTTCAACATGAAAGCAGTCCTTTACAGAAAGCGGCAGAATATGA GGTGCTGGGGATCTTGTGCTTGCTAATGAAGTACAACAg agACACCAATTTGCAGGCACATGGAATTATTGCAAATTTGGCACTGGAACTTGACCACAAGAAGGTCAGCAGGTTCAATATATCAAGGTCAGCTGTATGGGATGGAGCTGTTAGAGGATTTCGACGCAGCACATACTGTGACAACTACGACATGTTCATCAAGtttaatgatgatgctggcaGCTTTGAAGAAGGTTTGGATACAGGTGGCCCGAGGCGTGAATTCCTCACACTTCTTATGGGCAGTCTGAGAAATCGCCCCATCTTTGATGGACCTCCAGAGAGCCGTTATCTTGTATATAATTCAAGAG CTGCCAGGCAAGATGAGTACTTTTTAGCAGGAAAGATGATCGCTGTATCCATTGTGCATGGGGGACCAGCACCACATTTCCTCTCCAAGAACCTGGTCAACCACATCACAGGGAATCAGAGTTTCAGCGCCACTGTAGAAGATGTGCAAGATGAGGAGATCACAAAAATTCTACATCAG gtcCTGAAAGCTGAATCAGAGGAGTCTTTGCATAATCTTATTTTGCAAAACAGCACAATCTTCCAAACTGCTGGATGCCTCAGAAACGTCAAGCCTTTTGAGAAACAAGCATTTGTGGAGGAGTACCTCAGATGGTACATCCTTGAAAGAAACCAAAGTGTCATTCAACG ATTTAAAGATGGACTGGAAAGTCTGAATTTTTTAAGTGCACTGCAACAAAATTCCAGTGTGCTGGCCCCACTCCTATGCTTCTCTGCCAAGGCCCTGACTGCTTCAGAACTGGAGAGCATGTTCAGACCAGATCTCAGCCCAGCAGGAAGCAACAAGCGGCATAAGGAGGTCCTAACACTTGGCTTTTGGGCAGATTATCTCCTTGATTGTGAAG AGAAGGCAACAGCAGTGTGTCTGGAAGATTTGATGATGTTTGCCACAGGGCTGACGGCAGTTCCACCGGCAGGAatgacaccaccaccaccatgcaTCCAGTTTTTAAGTGTTTCGCCTTTTCCAGTTGCAAACACCTGTGCAAATACTCTGAAGCTACCCATCTGTGACTCATACAGCATCTTTAAGGCCAACATGGACTTTGGAATTCAAAATGCTCCAGGATTTGGATGTTCTTAA
- the LOC109196359 gene encoding G2/M phase-specific E3 ubiquitin-protein ligase-like isoform X1 — protein MFCPSYGKKLVEESPNFCSGCGERLYHVSCIGDTSLPLTSQTTSNCPTPTFSTFLEYRKKKNEERQKFSEGRKGLKKKEKRKVQINVGLMTIKKGGLKPYRGKTIFLTTDPDATATSLLNQAVKKMKDFNKDLKDGPFLLLYPDGTEVITVPGTQRPFTLEAYKAEVGKPYQRITVFICLKSDFEDVGENSDLSDSDPEIVIKRPSEFDLADTLPWELQHESSPLQKAAEYEVLGILCLLMKYNRDTNLQAHGIIANLALELDHKKVSRFNISRSAVWDGAVRGFRRSTYCDNYDMFIKFNDDAGSFEEGLDTGGPRREFLTLLMGSLRNRPIFDGPPESRYLVYNSRAARQDEYFLAGKMIAVSIVHGGPAPHFLSKNLVNHITGNQSFSATVEDVQDEEITKILHQVLKAESEESLHNLILQNSTIFQTAGCLRNVKPFEKQAFVEEYLRWYILERNQSVIQRFKDGLESLNFLSALQQNSSVLAPLLCFSAKALTASELESMFRPDLSPAGSNKRHKEVLTLGFWADYLLDCEEKATAVCLEDLMMFATGLTAVPPAGMTPPPPCIQFLSVSPFPVANTCANTLKLPICDSYSIFKANMDFGIQNAPGFGCS, from the exons ATGTTTTGTCCTAGCTATGGGAAAAAGCTGGTTGAGGAGTCACCAAACTTTTGCAGCGGCTGTGGCGAGAGGCTTTATCACGTATCTTGCATCGGAGACACTTCACTCCCATTGA CATCACAGACTACCTCAAACTGCCCGACTCCAACCTTCAGCACCTTCTTAgaatacagaaaaaagaaaaatgaagagaGGCAAAAGTTTTCTGAAGGGAGGAAGGgcttaaagaaaaaggaaaaaagaaaggttcAG ATAAATGTCGGCTTGATGACCATTAAAAAGGGTGGTTTGAAGCCATACCGTGGAAAAACTATTTTCCTAACAACAGACCCTGACGCTACTGCCACAAGTCTGCTCAATCaagctgttaaaaaaatgaaggactTTAACAAAGATCTAAAAGATGGACCTTTCCTTCTTCTGTATCCGGATGGCACTGAGGTCATTACTGTCCCTGGAACACAAAGACCATTTACACTTGAGGCTTATAAGGCTGAAGTTGGCAAGCCTTATCAAAGAATCACTGTTTTCATCTGCTTGAAGAGTGACTTTGAAGATG TTGGAGAAAACTCAGACTTGTCTGACTCTGACCCAGAGATTGTTATTAAAAGGCCCTCTGAGTTTGATCTTGCTGATACATTG ccaTGGGAACTTCAACATGAAAGCAGTCCTTTACAGAAAGCGGCAGAATATGA GGTGCTGGGGATCTTGTGCTTGCTAATGAAGTACAACAg agACACCAATTTGCAGGCACATGGAATTATTGCAAATTTGGCACTGGAACTTGACCACAAGAAGGTCAGCAGGTTCAATATATCAAGGTCAGCTGTATGGGATGGAGCTGTTAGAGGATTTCGACGCAGCACATACTGTGACAACTACGACATGTTCATCAAGtttaatgatgatgctggcaGCTTTGAAGAAGGTTTGGATACAGGTGGCCCGAGGCGTGAATTCCTCACACTTCTTATGGGCAGTCTGAGAAATCGCCCCATCTTTGATGGACCTCCAGAGAGCCGTTATCTTGTATATAATTCAAGAG CTGCCAGGCAAGATGAGTACTTTTTAGCAGGAAAGATGATCGCTGTATCCATTGTGCATGGGGGACCAGCACCACATTTCCTCTCCAAGAACCTGGTCAACCACATCACAGGGAATCAGAGTTTCAGCGCCACTGTAGAAGATGTGCAAGATGAGGAGATCACAAAAATTCTACATCAG gtcCTGAAAGCTGAATCAGAGGAGTCTTTGCATAATCTTATTTTGCAAAACAGCACAATCTTCCAAACTGCTGGATGCCTCAGAAACGTCAAGCCTTTTGAGAAACAAGCATTTGTGGAGGAGTACCTCAGATGGTACATCCTTGAAAGAAACCAAAGTGTCATTCAACG ATTTAAAGATGGACTGGAAAGTCTGAATTTTTTAAGTGCACTGCAACAAAATTCCAGTGTGCTGGCCCCACTCCTATGCTTCTCTGCCAAGGCCCTGACTGCTTCAGAACTGGAGAGCATGTTCAGACCAGATCTCAGCCCAGCAGGAAGCAACAAGCGGCATAAGGAGGTCCTAACACTTGGCTTTTGGGCAGATTATCTCCTTGATTGTGAAG AGAAGGCAACAGCAGTGTGTCTGGAAGATTTGATGATGTTTGCCACAGGGCTGACGGCAGTTCCACCGGCAGGAatgacaccaccaccaccatgcaTCCAGTTTTTAAGTGTTTCGCCTTTTCCAGTTGCAAACACCTGTGCAAATACTCTGAAGCTACCCATCTGTGACTCATACAGCATCTTTAAGGCCAACATGGACTTTGGAATTCAAAATGCTCCAGGATTTGGATGTTCTTAA
- the LOC112843553 gene encoding uncharacterized protein LOC112843553 — MWLVCGATNNNPAVIAHNYINCVKSLGVIPMRLRTDFGTENGTMAAIQCTLRHAHTDYYAGSSSHSYGSSTGNQRIESWWSYFRRGRSQFWMDFFGDLRDSGNFNGSHERQCLLRFCFTGVLQKDLDECKDLLNKHRIRPSRLASCPGGIANKLYLLPHRYGSRDCGFAVEERELDVFPEEGLLVGLCGDPNIGEYLQQAVQQNTLQQPQDWESATELYLALKDIAGF; from the exons ATGTGGCTTGTGTGTGgagcaacaaacaacaaccCGGCTGTTATAGCTCACAATTATATAAACTGTGTAAAGAGTCTTGGTGTGATACCAATGAGATTACGAACAGACTTCGGGACTGAGAATGGGACTATGGCAGCAATACAGTGTACCCTCCGTCACGCGCACACGGACTATTATGCTGGATCGTCAAGCCACAGTTACGGATCATCTACTGGGAATCAGCGCATCGAGTCATGGTGGTCTTATTTCAGAAGAGGAAG GTCTCAGTTTTGGATGGACTTTTTTGGAGACCTAAGAGACTCTGGAAACTTCAATGGAAGCCACGAACGCCAATGCTTGCTGAGATTCTGCTTCACAGGGGTTCTACAGAAAGACCTGGATGAATGCAAAGACCTCTTGAACAAACACAGGATCCGGCCAAGCAGACTTGCATCGTGTCCAGGGGGGATTGCAAACAAACTCTATCTCTTGCCTCACAG aTATGGTTCAAGAGACTGTGGATTTGCTGTTGAGGAGAGGGAACTGGATGTGTTTCCCGAGGAGGGGCTACTGGTTGGATTGTGTGGTGATCCAAACATTGGGGAATATTTACAACAGGCTgtacaacaaaacacactgcaGCAGCCACAAGACTGGGAATCGGCCACAGAACTGTATTTGGCCCTGAAGGACATAGCTGGGTTTTAG
- the LOC100701791 gene encoding class I histocompatibility antigen, F10 alpha chain: MRTFMMQLFYWVASVAAVKHSLKYFYTASSQVPNFPEFVVVGMVDEVQMVHYDSVTEKAVPKQDWMNKNTDQQYWERETGNFMGTHQVFKANIEIAKQRFNQTGGVHIVQWMYGCEWDDETNEVDGYEQFGYDGEDFITFDLQTETWVAPKQQAVVTKHKLNSNKAFLTSVKNYYTQICPEWVKKYLNYGRSSLMRTVLPSVSLLQKTPSSAISCHATGFYPNRVKMIWRKDGEETHEGVEIGEILTNNDGTFQMTVNLDLTSVPAEDWRRYDCVFQLSGVNEDIVTKLDNTVIRTNDEVICPLSIHMSIPIAVVAAALVLAALIGVIIYKKKTAKSSKPYMKTPSENNPETKRSHSDSDSKSSSDGSSADITSKTQLMAK; encoded by the exons aTGAGGACGTTTATGATGCAACTTTTTTACTGGGTAGCGTCTGTGGCTGCAG TGAAGCACTCTCTGAAGTATTTCTACACTGCGTCCTCTCAAGTCCCAAACTTCCCAGAGTTTGTGGTTGTTGGGATGGTCGATGAAGTTCAGATGGTTCATTATGACAGCGTCACAGAGAAAGCTGTGCCCAAACAGGACTGGATGAACAAAAATACAGATCAGCAGTACTGGGAGAGAGAGACTGGGAACTTTATGGGCACTCATCAGGTGTTCAAAGCCAACATTGAAATTGCAAAGCAGCGCTTCAACCAGACTGGag GTGTTCACATTGTCCAGTGGATGTACGGCTGTGAATGGGACGATGAGACGAATGAGGTGGACGGATATGAGCAGTTTGGTTATGATGGAGAAGACTTCATAACATTTGACCTGCAGACAGAGACGTGGGTCGCTCCAAAACAACAGGCTGTGGTGACCAAACACAAGCTGAACAGTAACAAAGCTTTTTTAACCAGTGTGAAGAACTATTACACTCAGATTTGTCCTGAGTGGGTGAAGAAGTATCTGAACTATGGGAGGAGCTCTTTAATGAGAACAG TTCTTCCCTCAGTGTCTCTCCTTCAGAAGACTCCCTCCTCTGCTATCAGCTGCCACGCTACAGGTTTCTACCCTAACAGAGTCAAGATGATTTGGAGGAAAGATGGAGAGGAGACTCATGAGGGTGTGGAGATAGGAGAGATCCTCACCAACAATGATGGGACCTTCCAGATGACTGTTAACCTGGATCTGACATCTGTTCCAGCTGAAGACTGGAGGAGGTAcgactgtgtgtttcagctCTCTGGTGTGAACGAGGACATCGTCACCAAACTGGACAATACAGTGATCAGGACAAATGATG aaGTGATCTGCCCCCTCTCCATCCACATGTCCATCCCCATTGCTGTCGTCGCTGCTGCTCTTGTTCTTGCTGCACTGATCGGAGTCATTATTTACAAGAAGAAAACTG ctaaaTCTTCTAAACCTT ACATGAAGACTCCATCTGAAAATAATCCTGAAACAAAGAGGAGCCATTCAG ACTCAGATTCAAAATCTTCTTCAGATGGTTCTTCTGCAGATATAACCAGCAAAACGCAGCTGATGGCAA agtgA